In the Sandaracinus amylolyticus genome, GGACGATCACGTCGAGGTCACGCTGCCCCCGCTGCGATCGCTCGACGAGCTCGCGGAGTCGCGCGCCCTGCTGCGCGAGGCCGAGGCGTGTATGGAGTCGCAGCGCGCCTACGCCGACATGCTGCTCGAGCGCGACGACGATCGCGGGTGGTTCGCGCGGGTGTACGAGCACGTCACCGAGGGCCAGCTGATCGCGTGCGCCGCGGGGCGCTTCGATCATCCGGCGTGGGTGCTGCGGCTCGTGATCGCGTTCCACGGGCTCTGGGAGGAGAACCTCGCGATCCGGCTCGGGGAGCGCAGCGGAGACGTCGAGGCGCACTGGGTCAAGGCGCATCGGCGCGCCGAGACCGCGGCGCGCGACGACGCGACGGTGTTCGTGCGCGCGATGCGATCGATCCACGCGGGGATGCGCGCGCACATCGAGGACGATCTGCCGCGCGCGATCGCGAAGGTGCACCTGTCGAGCTACGCGGGGCGCGCCGATCTCGCGCGGTTCCGCGCCGACTACCTGCGCATGGGCGACATCTTCCTCGAGGCCTCGGCGAAGATCCGCGAGGTGCTGCCGCGCGAGGCGTGGACGCCGAGAGAACGCGTGCTCGACGTGCTCACGCCCGACGCGATGCGCGGGGCGCTCATCGAGAAGCGCTACTACCCGATCGCGCGCCGCAGGCGCGAGGCGTTCGAGCGCGCGGTCGGGCTGGTGCGCGTGCTCGGGTAGTCGATCAATCTTGGTTGGTCGACCAATCAACTCCGTCGAACATCGCGCGCTCGTCCATCAGCGGCGTCGGATCCTGGGCGCTGTCGCGCGGATGCAGCAGGCGGAAGTAGACGGTCTCGCGGGTTCGTAGCGCGAGGTTGTCGGACGCGCCGTGCGCGAGGAGATGATGCGCGAGCACGACGTCGCCGGGCTCGACCTCGATCTGGCGCGGCGGGCCGACCTCTTCGGCGCGGATGCGATCGAGCAGGGCCTCGGCGCCGTGCGTCGCGAGGAACGCGGGCGCGTCGAGCGCGCGCAGCATCCGCGCGAAGTGGCGATGGGAGCCGGGCCACACGACGAAGTTGCCGCGATCGGGACCGCGAAGCGGGGTGAGATACACGCCGCAGAGCAGCGTGTGTCGGTGCACGGTGCCGCGCGGGACGTTGTTGAGCGCGGTGGGAAAGCCGTCGAGGTGGAACCCGTGGCGTGCGTCGATGCGCGCGCGCTCCGGGAAGCGCAGCGCGATCTGACCGCTCTTCGCGCGCGGTGCTTCGGGGACGCCGAAGAGCGCGGCGATCGCGGGGTACGCGGGCTCGAGCAGTCCGACGATCTCGGGGTCGCGGGTGATCGAGGGGCAGAACGTGCTCGCGAGGAAGCGCGGCAGCTCGCCGATCGACTCGTCGCGCTCGAGCGCCTCGGCGATGCGATCGCGCGCGGCTCGGACGCGCTCGGCGGGGACGCAGGCGCGCAACACGATGTAGCCATCGCGCGCGAACGCGGTCCGCTGCTCGTCGGTGATCACTCGCGCACCAGCGTGTCGGCCTCGGTGTCGAGGCGCAGCACGATCTCGCGCAGCGCGTCGGCGCCCTCGCGCATGCCGAGCCGCGAGCGGATGTACGCGTCGCTGTTGGTGAGCACGATGATGCTCACGCCGTCGTCGCCGACGTAGAGCAGCGTCGCGCCGCCGTTCGTCGCGCCGGAGTGGTGCATGTACGCGCGGCCGCGGATCGTCTCGATCTCCCACGCGAGCGCGCGATCGCCGGCGATCTCGGGGAAGGGGACGCGGCGCATCTCGGTCGCGAGCTCCGCGCTCAGCACGCGCGTGCCGTCGATCTCGAGGCCGCGTGACACCGCGCGGGCGTAGCGCGCCATGTGCGCGATCGACGCGCGCATCGAGCTCGCCGGATAGAACGCGTAGCCGCCGTGTTGGAGCGCGGTGAAGCCGCGTCGCTCGCTCCACGCGTACGGCGTCGCGATCAGCGAGACGTCGACGTCGGCGAGGAACCAGCCCGCGCCGTCGAGCCCGAACGGATCGAGCAGGCGCGCGTCGCTGCGCGCGCGGAAGTCCTGCTGGGTGATCGCCTCGACGAGCGCGCCGAGCACGGCGAAGCCGGCGTTGGTGTACTCGTATCGAGTGCCGGGGCGCGTGCTCCAGTGATCGGCGACGGCGACGTAGTCGCGCACGAAGTCGGAGAGCGCGATGTCGGGATCGGTGCCTGCGGTCGACGCCATGCCGAGCACGGTGAGCTGATCGCGGAGGCCCGACGTGTGCGTGAGCAGCATGCGCGCGGTGACGGGCACGTCGGGGAACGCGGGGTTGCGCACCGCGTACGGGAGGTCGTCGTCGAGCGGCGCATCGAGATCGAGGAGGCCGTCCTCGACGAGCTGCACCACGAGGATCCCGGTGAACGTCTTCGAGATCGACGCGAGCACGAAGAGCGTGTCCTCGGCGACGGGAATGCCCTCGCTCGCTTCACCGCGCAGCAGCGTGAGCGCAGTGCCGTCGCGCGTGGTGATCGCAGCAGCGAGGCCGCGGATGCCGCCGGCGCGCATGTGCCAGTCGACGAAGCCCTCGAGATCGGCGGGCGGCGGGCCGCCGTCGAAGGGCGTCGCGTCGATCGCGGGCGGCGTGATCGCGTCGGTCGGGACCGATGCGTCGACCGACGCGAGACCGAGGTCGCCACAGGCCGCGAGCGAGAGCGCGAGGAGCGCGACGTACGGCAGGCGCATGCGAGCACGAGGATAACGCGTTCACGCGCGTGCTCGCGCGGGGCCCGCTCGAACGGAGGGGAGCGGGCTACCAGCCCTCGTTGCCGGTGCCGCGCTCGATCGTGAATTGCCCGGCGGGGCCCTCGTGCAGGAGTCCCCCGGCGGACGCGTCGCGCACCACGACCTCGCTCAGCGAGAGGCGGCCGCGCGCATCGCCGCGCACGTGGATGCCGTGGCGCGCGGGCGAGCTGATCGTGACGCGCGACATCGATGCCTGCGCGATGCGGCTCGCGTCGGCGCCCCACGACTGCAGGTCGAGCCCGAAGTAGCTGGGATCCTCGATGTCGATGTCCTCGACGACGATCTGGTTCAGATCGACCTGGAACGAGAAGAGCTTGAGCGCGCCGTGCTCTTGTCCGAACGAGACGCCGCCCGCGCGCAGCAGCGTGTTGCGCGCGACGCGGGTGGTGCCGCCGAACGCGTGCTGCGGATACGGGCCGCCGACCTGGATGCCGGGGAACGTCAGCGTGTCGGTGCAGACGTTGTCCTCGATGCGGTTGTCCGCGCCGCCGTAGATCGCGAAACAGTTGGCGCGCCACGGGAGCTGCGCGGTGTTGCGATGGAACACGTTGTTCGTCGCGACGGCGCCCGGCGCGGTGTAGGCCCACACCGCGAGCGAGTCGTCGCCGGTGTAGCGGAGGTGCGTGTTCACGACCTCGGAGTTGCTGGTGCCGTTGCAGAAGTTGACGCCGTCTGCGTAGGTGTTGCGAATGCGGCAGTCGGAGATGACGAGGCCATTCGTCGGACCATTCGGAGGGCTGTCGAGCCCGACCCAATAACCGACCTCGACGTGCTCGATCCAGATGCGATCGAGCCGTGAGCCGGTGCCGGCGCTGCCGTTGAATCCATTGCTGCGCTTCTGTCCGTCGCGAACGCGGGTGTCGCCGAAGAGCGCGAAGTCGGAGAAGACGCAGTCGTTGCCCGCGCAGTAGAAGCGCGCGCCCGAGCCGTGGATCGTGGAGTGCCACATGCCGGCGCCGCGGATCGTGTTGCGGTCGGTGAAGAAGCCCATGTCCCGCGCGGGCGCGTACGAGGTCTCGAACGTGCCCGCGGGGATCCACACGCCGCGCGACTCGGCGCGGCCGCGGTCGAGGCACGTCTGGATCGCGTTGCCGTCGTCGGTCGCGTCGTTCGGGGTCGCGCCGCAGTCGTCGACGATGGAGAGGAATCCGTCGGGGCGCGGGAGCGGATCGGGAGCGAGCTCGAGATCGACGAGATCGATGACGTAGTAGTCGGCGGCGTTGTCGGCATCCATCTGGATGCGCACCGTCGCGCCCGCGGGGATGTCGCCGATCAGCGCGCGCGACTCGTCGTAGAAGTGGAACGGAGTGCCGCGCGCAGGGTCGTCGGTGGGGTGATTGGGCCCGCCGTTGAGCCATGAATTCAGATCGTAGAACCACGCATATCGCGACGTGACGGGCAGTCGGTGGCGAAGGGTGCCATTCACGTAGACGTTGATCGTGGAGTCGATTCCACCGCCGCCGGGCGCGTCGGGGATCGAATATCGGACGACGATCGAATTCGCGCGGCGTGCAGCGGTGAGCTCGACGTAGTCGCCGGGGTCGTCGAGACGGACTGCGCGCCTGCCGGAGGACTCGGCCTCGACGGTGCCGACCTCGCGGCGATCCTCGAGCACCGTCGCGTTCGTGCGGCCCGCCTCCGCTTCGTACTCGTCCCAGGGCACCGTCGCGCCGCGATCCGCGGGCGGGACCACCGGGCCGCCGCCGTCGGGATCGAGCGGCGTGCCGCCGTCGGTGTCGTCGGGCGTGCTCGCGTCGTCGTCGATCGGCGCCGGGCCTCCGTCGGTGCCGGGCGGGACGGTGCGTCCGCCGTCGACACGCGGCCCGACGAGACCGCCGGCGTCGGTGCGCTCGACGTCGCCGATGTTTCCTGGAGCGCACGCGATCGAGGTCCCGAGCAGCGCGAGCACGAGCAGGTGGCGCATCGGCGCGGCCATTTGCAAGGGCGCGTCCAACCCGTGCAGCCGCAAGGATCCACGAAAATCGCGCGGTGCGGAGCGTGCGCCGCGCATGCGGAGCGCTCCGCGCTCCACACGTTGGAGCCCAGAGGCCTCAGCCCGCGATCGGGATCAGATCGCGGAGCAGGCGCGCACGCTCGCGCGCGAGTGGGATGCGCGGCTTCTCGGGATGGCTGAGCGTGAGCTCGAACGTGCCCGCGCCGCTCGGCTCCATCGCGGCGATGCGATCGAGGCGCACGAGGAAGCCGCGGTGCGATCGGAAGAACACTCCGTCGGGCAGGCGCTGCTCGAGCGCGGAGAGCGTGAGATCGAGCGCGTAGCGATCGTTCTCGGTCACTGCCCAGACGAGCTCGTCCTTCACTTCGAACCACACGACGTCGTGGATGTCGACGACGACGTACGCGCCGCGACGGCGCACCGCGAGGCGCGTGAGCGTCGCGCCCTCGCGCGGCGGTGGCTCGCTGGGGCTCGGACCTTCGGCGATGCGCGCGCGCACCCGATCGATCGCCTTGCGCACGCGGTCGAGGCGCGCCGGCTTGAGGAGGTAGTCGACGACGCCGACCTCGAAGCCGCGCAGCGCGCCGTCGTCGTGCGCCGAGACCATCACGATCGCGGTGCTGGGACGACGCGCGATCACCGCCTCGGCGAGCGCGAGCCCGTCGGGGCCGGGCATGCGGAGATCCGCGAACACCACGTCGGGCGCGTGCTCGCTCAGGAGCGCGAGCGCCTTCGCGCTGCTCTCGGCCTGCGCGACGACCTCGACACCGCCGATCTGCTCGAGCGTGAACACGAGCTCGTCGCGGGCGAGCGGCTCGTCGTCGACCACCAGTGCGCGGATCGTCGTGCTCATGACGCATTCGCCCTTTCCTCGATCGATGCGAGCACCCGAGACCCGCTGGACGTAGTCTGCGCTTCGAGCGGCAATCTCACGCACGCGCGCGCGCCGGTCGCACCGACGTCGAGATCGATCGCGGCGCGATCGCCGAAGAGACGGCCGAGGCGCTCGCGCAGCGTCGCCAGCGCGATGCCGCTGCCCTTCTCGTTGGCGGGCACGGGGTCGCCCTCGCACGCGTCCTCGACCTCGATGACGAGCGAGTCGCCGTCCTCGTGGGCGCCGATGCGGATCGTGCCCGCTCCGCTGCGTCGCGCGACCCCGTGACGCACCGCGTTCTCGACGAGCGGCTGGAGCAGGAGCGCGGGCACACGATGGGCGCGGAGCGAGGTGGGCACGTCGATGTCGATGCGCACGCGGCCTTCGCCGAGGCGCGCGCGCTCGATCGCGAGGTACGCGCTCGCGTGATCGACCTCGGCCGAGAGCGGCGCGTCGTCGGGGTGCGAGAGCAGGTAGCGATAGAGATCGGCGAGATCGCTGACGAGCTCGCGGGCGGCCTCGGGATCGCGGCGGATGGTCGCGCGGATCGCGGTGAGCGCGTTGAAGAGGAAGTGCGGCTCGAGGCGGCGGCGCAGCGCTTCGAGCGCGGCCTTGTCGGCGGCGGCGCGCGCGTGAGCGAGCGCGACGCCGCGCTCCTCGCGCGAGATCACGAGGCGCGCGACCATGACGAAGAGCGTGACGCCCGCGCCGTTGACGACGAGCTTCACGAGGTGCGCGGGCCACGCGGGCAGATATCGCTCGGCGTAGCCGAAGGCGACGAGGCCGACGCCGACCACGAAGAGGTGCACGCCCTGCACGGCGATCGCGGTGAAGAAGACGCGCGGGCCCTCGACCCACTCGGGCCTGCGCTCGGCGACGACACCCGCGAGCACTCCGTCGACGACCGACGCGATCAGCACGTAGGGAGCCGTCTGGGGGTCGACCTGGAACGCGTAGAAGAGACCGCCACCGAGGCCCGCGAGCAGACCTGCTTTCCAGCCACCGAGGATCGCGGCGATCAGGATGCCGATCGCGCGCACGTTGATGTCCTCGCCCGCGACGTGGAGCCCGAGCGTCGCGCCCCACACCGAGAGCCCGAAGCCGAGGCCGACCGCGGCGAGCTTGTCGACGCGACGGCCGACGCCGAGCAGTCGATTGCGCAGCGGCGGGAAGAGAACGGCCACCAGCGCGGCGGCCGCGAGGAGCCCCATCTTCTCCGCGAGCTCGACGAGCAGCGTCGGCGGCGTCATTCGGAGAAGAGCGTAGCAGCGGGCCGGGGCAGCGAGCCCGCCGTTCGGGCAGCTCGGGAGACCGTTCGCGCGGTGATGCGACGCGGCGCGCACCGCGCCACTCGATCAGAAGCCGCAGGTGCGGCCGCGGTTCTGCTCCTCGAGGTACTGCATCAGGGGGCGGTAATACTCGAGCATCGGCTCCGCGGTGAGCTCGCGGCCGGTGTGCTCGACGAGGACTTCCTGCCAGTCGCGGCTCGCGCCGGGCGACATCACTGCGCGGAGGAAATCGCCGACCTCGCGACGACCGTAGTAGTTACAGGCGCGCGGGTCCTGCTGGAGGATGTTCCGGCAGATGTGATCGTGGAGCTGATAGAGCACCACGTTCGCGAGCGCGTAGTCGTAGTACTGTCCGGGATCGTCGTTGATGTGCGTCTTGGTGCAGGCGTCGCAGCCCTCGGCGGGGCGCTCGCTCGGCGGCGCGATGCCCTGGAAGCGCGCGACGTGCTCCCACCAGCGGCGGTTGATCTCCTCGGGCGGCAGCTCGCCGGCGTAGAGATCGCGCTCGAAGTGGCTCATCACGCCCGCCGACCACGGCAGGAACGTGATCGGGCCGGTGAGCGCCGAGTCGAGCAGCCAGCGCATCTCGTCGATCTCCTGCCCTTCGGGCAAGAGACCGATCTCGCGCAGATAGGGCTCTTGCGACGCGGCGAGCGAGATCAGATCGCCGATTCCCTCGTGGTAGCTGCGATTGGCACCCTCGCGTAGCAGATAAGGCACCTCGGGGCGCGAATACGAGATGTAGTAATAGATGTGCCCGAGCTCGTGGTGCGTCGTCGTGAACCACTCCCACGTCGGCTCGACGCTCATCAGCGAGCGCACGTCGCTCTGCAGATCGACGTGCCACGCGCTCGCGTGCGCGTTCTTCCGACGGGTCTCGCCCTCCGGCACCGGATAGAGATCGCTCTGCTCCCAGAACGACTGCGGCAGGCTCGGGAAGCCCATCGAGACGTAGAAGCGCTCGGCCTGCTGCACGACCCACTCGGGCTCGCGCGACGACACCAGCGAGTCCATGTCGACGCCCTCGACCAGGCCGGGCCAGCTCTGGCCCCATCGATTGCCGAGCCAGTGCGCGGGAATCAGCGTCGGGACCTCGCTCTGGCCGTATCGCTGCGCGAGCTCGTGGCGCGCCCAGCACTGGAGCTGCACGTAGAGCGGGCGCACTTCCTCCACGAGGCGGTCGAGCAGCGCCATCATCTGCTCGGTCGTGAGCGAGTAGTTGTCGACCTGGAACGCGAAGAAGTCGCGATATCCCATCTCGCGCGCGACGCCGTTGCGCAGCCCGCGCAATTCGACGAGACCGTCGCGGAGAACGGCGCCGACTTCCTTGCTCGACTGCCACGCTCGAAGGCGCTCCTCGAGATTGGTGGACGTCTGCAGCACACGATCGAGATCGTTCGTCGTGACCGGCTGCGTGCAGGTGTCGCCCTCGCGCGCGAGGCAGAACTGGAATCCGTCGAGCCGCGCGCTCTGCTGCGCCTCGGCGGCGACGCGCGCACGCGCGAGATCGGGACGCGTCTGGGGCGCGGACGCTGCGAGATAGAGCATCTGCCGCAGCTGGCGCACGGTCAGCGGATCGAGCTGGTCCTGCTGCTCGAGCAGTGCGCGCGCGCGGCGGATGACCTCGGCGTTGCCCGCGAACGCGGCGAACGCCGTGTCCGCGCCGGTGCGCTGGCCCGTGTGCTCCTCGGAGACGTCGGTCGCCGCGACCCACGCGGCGCGCGCCGACTCGGTGTAGAGCGCGACGTAGATCGGATCGTAGAGCGCGAGCAGCTCGTCGGCCTGCGCCTGGGGCGAGAGGTCGGCCGCGCTGCGTGGGGCGGGGGCGCTGCCGGCGCACGCGACGCTCGCGAGCGCCGCGATCACTGCGAAGAATCGTGAACGCATGGCGCGCGAACTTGCCAACGCAGGATGGTGAAGACAAGCACTGCGGGATTTTCTGCCACGGGGTGTGAGAGATGCCGCGCGACGTGCTCGACGAGTCGAAGATCCATCCTGCAGTCCGCGAGAAGATCGCGACGCATCACCGCGACATCGTCGACGAGGTGAAGGCCGCCGTCGCGAAGCACGACGTGGTGGTGGTCGGGATGTCGCAGAACCCGAACCCGCGGCGCGCGCGTGCGCTGCTCAAGAAGCTCGGGATCGAGCACGAGTACCTCGGCTACGGCAGCTATCTCTCGCTCTGGCGCCGCCGCAACGCGCTGAAGATGTGGACCGGCTGGCCCACGTTCCCGATGGTGTTCGTGAAGGGCACGCTCGTCGGCGGGGCCGACGATCTCGAGAAGCTCGCGGAGAGCGGCGAGCTCGCGAAGATGCTCGGGCGCTGAAGAGCCCGGACGCTCTCGTGCGAGCCCTGCGCTGAACACAGCGCTGAACACTGGTATGGTGTTCAGTCCATGTCCGCTCCGTCGTTCCATCCTGCGGTCCAGCGTTGGTTCGAGCGCGCGCTGGGCGCACCGACACCGCCGCAGCGCGAGGGCTGGGCCCACGTCGCGGCGGGGCGGCACGTCCTGATCGCAGCGCCCACTGGCTCGGGCAAGACGCTCGCCGCGTTCCTCGCGACGATCGACGCGCTCGTGCGCGAGTCGCGCGAGCACGCGCTGCCCGACGAGACGCGCGTGCTCTACGTCTCGCCGCTCAAGGCGCTGAGCCACGACATCGAGGTGAACCTGCGCGCGCCGCTCGAGGGCATCGACGCGGCGCTCGCGGAGCTCGGCGAAGGCGGACACGGGATCCGCGTCGGACTGCGCACCGGCGACACGCCCGCGAAGGAGCGCGCGAAGGCGAGCAAGCGCCCGCCGCACGTGTTCGTCACGACGCCCGAGTCGCTCGGGATCCTGCTCACGAGCGCGAGCGGGCGGCGGATGCTGAGCACGGTGCGCACCGTGATCGTCGACGAGATCCACGCCGTGGTCGGGAGCAAGCGCGGCGCGCACCTCGCGCTCTCGCTCGAGCGGCTCGTCGATCTGATCGGGGGACGGCTGCAGCGCGTGGGGCTCTCTGCGACGCAGAAGCCGATCGAAGAGGTCGCGCGCTTCCTCGTGGGCACGGCGGGCGTGTCGAGCGAGGGCGTGCCCGACTGCGCGATCGTCGACGTCGGTCACGCGCGCACGATCGATCTCGCGCTCGAGATGCCGGACTCGCCGCTCGAGGCGGTGATGGCGAACGACGTGTGGGGCGAGATCCACGCGCGCCTCGCGTCGCTGGTGCAGGCGCATCGCACGACGATCGTGTTCGTGCCGCAGCGTCGATTGTGCGAGCGGCTCGCGCGCGCGCTCGGGGAGATCCTGGGCGAGGACATGGTCGCGGCGCACCACGGATCGATGTCGCGCGAGATGCGGCACGAGGCCGAGCACAAGCTGAAGCACGGCGAGGTGCGCTGCGTGATCGCGACGAGCTCGCTCGAGCTCGGCATCGACGTGGGGCACGTCGATCTCGTGTGTCAGATCGGATCGCCGCGCGCGATCGCGGCGCTCCTGCAGCGCGTGGGGCGCAGCGGGCACTTCCTCGGCGGCGTGCCGAAGGGACGTCTCTTCCCGACGAGCCGCGACGATCTGGTCGAGTCGCTCGCGCTGCTCGATGCGATCGCGCGCGGAGAGCTCGACGCGGTGTGCGTGCCCGACGCACCG is a window encoding:
- a CDS encoding M2 family metallopeptidase, coding for MRSRFFAVIAALASVACAGSAPAPRSAADLSPQAQADELLALYDPIYVALYTESARAAWVAATDVSEEHTGQRTGADTAFAAFAGNAEVIRRARALLEQQDQLDPLTVRQLRQMLYLAASAPQTRPDLARARVAAEAQQSARLDGFQFCLAREGDTCTQPVTTNDLDRVLQTSTNLEERLRAWQSSKEVGAVLRDGLVELRGLRNGVAREMGYRDFFAFQVDNYSLTTEQMMALLDRLVEEVRPLYVQLQCWARHELAQRYGQSEVPTLIPAHWLGNRWGQSWPGLVEGVDMDSLVSSREPEWVVQQAERFYVSMGFPSLPQSFWEQSDLYPVPEGETRRKNAHASAWHVDLQSDVRSLMSVEPTWEWFTTTHHELGHIYYYISYSRPEVPYLLREGANRSYHEGIGDLISLAASQEPYLREIGLLPEGQEIDEMRWLLDSALTGPITFLPWSAGVMSHFERDLYAGELPPEEINRRWWEHVARFQGIAPPSERPAEGCDACTKTHINDDPGQYYDYALANVVLYQLHDHICRNILQQDPRACNYYGRREVGDFLRAVMSPGASRDWQEVLVEHTGRELTAEPMLEYYRPLMQYLEEQNRGRTCGF
- a CDS encoding sensor histidine kinase, with translation MTPPTLLVELAEKMGLLAAAALVAVLFPPLRNRLLGVGRRVDKLAAVGLGFGLSVWGATLGLHVAGEDINVRAIGILIAAILGGWKAGLLAGLGGGLFYAFQVDPQTAPYVLIASVVDGVLAGVVAERRPEWVEGPRVFFTAIAVQGVHLFVVGVGLVAFGYAERYLPAWPAHLVKLVVNGAGVTLFVMVARLVISREERGVALAHARAAADKAALEALRRRLEPHFLFNALTAIRATIRRDPEAARELVSDLADLYRYLLSHPDDAPLSAEVDHASAYLAIERARLGEGRVRIDIDVPTSLRAHRVPALLLQPLVENAVRHGVARRSGAGTIRIGAHEDGDSLVIEVEDACEGDPVPANEKGSGIALATLRERLGRLFGDRAAIDLDVGATGARACVRLPLEAQTTSSGSRVLASIEERANAS
- a CDS encoding LytR/AlgR family response regulator transcription factor, whose amino-acid sequence is MSTTIRALVVDDEPLARDELVFTLEQIGGVEVVAQAESSAKALALLSEHAPDVVFADLRMPGPDGLALAEAVIARRPSTAIVMVSAHDDGALRGFEVGVVDYLLKPARLDRVRKAIDRVRARIAEGPSPSEPPPREGATLTRLAVRRRGAYVVVDIHDVVWFEVKDELVWAVTENDRYALDLTLSALEQRLPDGVFFRSHRGFLVRLDRIAAMEPSGAGTFELTLSHPEKPRIPLARERARLLRDLIPIAG
- a CDS encoding DUF5995 family protein, with amino-acid sequence MLVLDLERELSVPPAVAFALVSEPDRMNRWSEARVERVLGGDAGHPGGTGALRRVRPRMMGREVVLEEVIERAEAPGLLVYRVLAGGGVKQHRGTITITPSARGSRVHWRVEATLAALPLEWAARAALRPSLERSLDAMARVATEMDDHVEVTLPPLRSLDELAESRALLREAEACMESQRAYADMLLERDDDRGWFARVYEHVTEGQLIACAAGRFDHPAWVLRLVIAFHGLWEENLAIRLGERSGDVEAHWVKAHRRAETAARDDATVFVRAMRSIHAGMRAHIEDDLPRAIAKVHLSSYAGRADLARFRADYLRMGDIFLEASAKIREVLPREAWTPRERVLDVLTPDAMRGALIEKRYYPIARRRREAFERAVGLVRVLG
- a CDS encoding serine hydrolase domain-containing protein; the protein is MRLPYVALLALSLAACGDLGLASVDASVPTDAITPPAIDATPFDGGPPPADLEGFVDWHMRAGGIRGLAAAITTRDGTALTLLRGEASEGIPVAEDTLFVLASISKTFTGILVVQLVEDGLLDLDAPLDDDLPYAVRNPAFPDVPVTARMLLTHTSGLRDQLTVLGMASTAGTDPDIALSDFVRDYVAVADHWSTRPGTRYEYTNAGFAVLGALVEAITQQDFRARSDARLLDPFGLDGAGWFLADVDVSLIATPYAWSERRGFTALQHGGYAFYPASSMRASIAHMARYARAVSRGLEIDGTRVLSAELATEMRRVPFPEIAGDRALAWEIETIRGRAYMHHSGATNGGATLLYVGDDGVSIIVLTNSDAYIRSRLGMREGADALREIVLRLDTEADTLVRE
- a CDS encoding glycosyl hydrolase family 28-related protein encodes the protein MRHLLVLALLGTSIACAPGNIGDVERTDAGGLVGPRVDGGRTVPPGTDGGPAPIDDDASTPDDTDGGTPLDPDGGGPVVPPADRGATVPWDEYEAEAGRTNATVLEDRREVGTVEAESSGRRAVRLDDPGDYVELTAARRANSIVVRYSIPDAPGGGGIDSTINVYVNGTLRHRLPVTSRYAWFYDLNSWLNGGPNHPTDDPARGTPFHFYDESRALIGDIPAGATVRIQMDADNAADYYVIDLVDLELAPDPLPRPDGFLSIVDDCGATPNDATDDGNAIQTCLDRGRAESRGVWIPAGTFETSYAPARDMGFFTDRNTIRGAGMWHSTIHGSGARFYCAGNDCVFSDFALFGDTRVRDGQKRSNGFNGSAGTGSRLDRIWIEHVEVGYWVGLDSPPNGPTNGLVISDCRIRNTYADGVNFCNGTSNSEVVNTHLRYTGDDSLAVWAYTAPGAVATNNVFHRNTAQLPWRANCFAIYGGADNRIEDNVCTDTLTFPGIQVGGPYPQHAFGGTTRVARNTLLRAGGVSFGQEHGALKLFSFQVDLNQIVVEDIDIEDPSYFGLDLQSWGADASRIAQASMSRVTISSPARHGIHVRGDARGRLSLSEVVVRDASAGGLLHEGPAGQFTIERGTGNEGW
- a CDS encoding glutaredoxin domain-containing protein — its product is MPRDVLDESKIHPAVREKIATHHRDIVDEVKAAVAKHDVVVVGMSQNPNPRRARALLKKLGIEHEYLGYGSYLSLWRRRNALKMWTGWPTFPMVFVKGTLVGGADDLEKLAESGELAKMLGR
- a CDS encoding phytanoyl-CoA dioxygenase family protein, translating into MITDEQRTAFARDGYIVLRACVPAERVRAARDRIAEALERDESIGELPRFLASTFCPSITRDPEIVGLLEPAYPAIAALFGVPEAPRAKSGQIALRFPERARIDARHGFHLDGFPTALNNVPRGTVHRHTLLCGVYLTPLRGPDRGNFVVWPGSHRHFARMLRALDAPAFLATHGAEALLDRIRAEEVGPPRQIEVEPGDVVLAHHLLAHGASDNLALRTRETVYFRLLHPRDSAQDPTPLMDERAMFDGVDWSTNQD